A genomic segment from Pseudomonas sp. S09G 359 encodes:
- a CDS encoding amino acid adenylation domain-containing protein, which produces MSLFELLATLKSKDIQLALKGEQLSVQGNKQALSDPLIIAALREHKPALIERIKAGEYSPTKAGNIDVPANGIPAGAQHILPAMLTLSNLSQEEIERIVATVDGGVANIQDIYPLAPLQEGILFHHVSAEQGDPYVMQSQFGFDSLERFEAFAQALQTVMDRHDILRTGVVWDGLQQPQQVVWRQARLPVQALELDPADGDIAAQLHALFDARHYRLDVSQAPLLRLVRAFDPVNQRIVATLLFHHMALDHSALEVVCHEMQACLLGHAAALGQAVPFRNYVAQARLGISEQEHEGFFRQMLGDISEPTLPFGLHDVQGDARGIAEAHLALPSALSQRLRAQARQLGVSAASLFHLGWAQVLGVLAGKEQVVFGTVLMGRLQGSHDTDRALGIFINTLPFRVDVGAEAVRDGVKATHARLTTLLRHEHAPLALAQRCSGVVAPTPLFSALLNYRHSAPAASAEAVSAWQGIAALSAEERTNYPLTLSVDDLGEGFALSLLASTQVDPQRVCAYLRTALENLLAALEQAPDTALNQVSVLPAAEQQQLLQQFNATQADFPQGTTLHGRIEAQAALTPDAIAAVQQGRQMTYAELNQQANLLAHHLLALGVKPDDRVAVVARRGLDTLAGLLATLKAGACYVPVDPSHPAERLSYLLTDSAPVAVLTQHALLARLPALDVPVIDLDRYTWQHHSASNPTVAVTPANLAYVIYTSGSTGLPKGVMVEHHSVANLVDWHCNAFDLRAGRHTASVAGFGFDAMAWEIWPALCVGATLHLPPAHDGAEDVDALLAWWCAQPLDVCFLPTPVAEYAFSQQIEHPTLRTLLVGGDRLRQFSRNQRFELINNYGPTEATVVATSGKVEAGQPLHIGKPVANATVYLLDAQQRLVPLGVAGELYVGGKGVARGYLNRPELTAERFLHDPFNHGRMYRTGDLARLLPDGTLEYLGRNDDQVKIRGMRIELGEIEAQLNRLPGLLEAVVLVRDERLVAYFTENPQMDPLEVGDIRAHLVAHLPDYMVPAAFMRLAALPLTANGKLDRKALPAPDMAAVFTREYEAPQGEIETLLAQIWADVLQVERVGRRDHFFELGGHSLLAMRMVSQVRQRLGVELLLGDLFANAELVAVAEVLAQSGRSTLPDILPAGRDAEVPLSFAQQRLWFLALMEGANTAYNIPIGLRLRGHLHVEVLQRGLARIVARHATLRSRFVQHGDGAQVLTVPAEQMLPLQVQDLRRHPQPQQALDALIHGEASAPFDLERGPLLRGRLVVMADDHHVLLLTLHHIVSDGWSMGVLTRELTALYQAFSHGQPDPLPPLAIQYGDFAVWQRLWLSGEVLHRQSTYWQQALAGAPAVLTLPTDRPRPAQQDYAGNSVKVQLDERLTAGLKALSQRHGTTLYMTLMSAWASLLSRLSGQHDLVIGSPVANRTRSEVEGLIGLFVNTLAVRIDTSGAPSTEALLARVKAQTLAAQAHQDLPFEQVVEITRPLRSLAHSPLFQTLLTWQDSGAATLALGDLALEGIVQDSHFAKFDLSLDLGEVQGTIIGALEYAVALFDESTVRRYAGYFTRLLQAMVDNDQAVLEHVPLVDEHERQQLLFGFNATQVPYNLDQTLHGLFEAQVARTPHAIAVTAGAQQLTYAELNARANQLAHHLLALGVQPDARVAICVERSLEMVIGLYAILKAGAAYVPLDPAYPLERLAYMLADSAPVAVLAQGATRGLLGAVAVVDLDQPCWQQQSQANPEVPAVSAYVIYTSGSTGQPKGVINDHAGVVNRLLWMQDEYGLGAHDRVLQKTPFSFDVSVWEFFWPLFTGARLVMARPGGHKDPAYLCEVIEAQQITTLHFVPSMLDVFLAHGDVSQAAGLVRVICSGEALPGSLVRRFKQQLPGSQLHNLYGPTEAAVDVTAWNCAGAVTPDNTPIGKPIANTRMYLLDGQLQPVPLGVVGELFIGGVQVARGYLNRPELTAERFLQDPFTQGRMYRTGDVGRYLADGNIEYLGRNDDQVKIRGLRIELGEIQARLTDYPAIHEAAVIARDERLVAYYTGVRSDNEVLRAHLLHSLPEFMVPAVFVHLDALPLSPNGKLDRKALPAPGADALTARAYEAPQGDTEITLASLWAELLNVERVGRHDHFFELGGHSLLAVSLMGHLRRLGLSADVKVLFGQPTLCAFAAALGDAREVARLPLIELAPLTLDRLMACIPGGAANVQDIYPLAPLQAGMLYHHRAEQGADAYVLQARFAFDSRQRLDRFAQALQAVIQRHDILRSSFHWDGLEEPVQVVWREASLRIETGPLAQRLDLAQAPLMRLVYAEEPQGVVATLLFHHLIMDHVALEILQHEMQAFLLGTQHTLGAPVPYRNYVAQTRLGVDDHEAFFRQMLAEIDEPTHVQPLGVEETAQRAIDAALSQRLRRQARQCGVSAASLMHLAWAHVLGKVSGREQVVFGTVMLGRLQGGEGAERSMGVFINTLPLRIDLGEHSVREAVVATHARLTQLLGHEHASLALAQRCSGVPAATPLFNVLFNYRHSAPQSAGVAEAWQGIELLKAEEHSNYGVSMSVDDLGDGFALKATGQGARRLCDYLQIAIEQLVQALEHHPEVAVSHLPILPAAERQQLLDLNATRRPFPREHTVQRLFEAQAQARPDAVAAVHGEQALSYGELNTRANRLAHHLLGLGVQPGDHVAIHLPRCLDLLISQLAILKCAAAYVPLDRHAPAERQAFMLQDSGAAWLLTRSDAPSDHPLHRLDLDSLAPDPQPSHNPDLSQSSDSVAYIMYTSGSTGTPKGVLVPHRGITRLVLNNGYADFNAADRVAFASNPAFDASTMDVWGPLLNGGQVQVIDHATLLDPAAFGVALQGATVLFVTTALFNQYVQMIPDALAGLRMLLCGGERADPAAFRTLLARAPALRLVHCYGPTETTTYATTYEVRMLADAADSVPIGRPISNTQVHVLDAQLQPVPVGVIGEICIGGDGVAKGYLNRPELTAEKFVHDPFTPGHLMYRTGDLGRWTADGLLECIGRNDDQVKIRGFRIELGEIEARLATFAGIQEVVVLAREDVPGDKRLVAYFTGPADTASVRAHLHAQLPDYMLPAAYVPLAQLPLTANGKVDRKALPAPALEALISRDFEAPEDALEHSLARLWAEVLKLEQVGRHDSFFELGGHSLLAIRLVNLLDEAGLSVSLAELFQHASVASIATLLRQRTAAPLRDTAVITVRSSGAQPALFLVHEFSGMDVYFPALGQHLPGDYPIYGLPGVALGEAHLHSMEGLAARMVGLIRDIQPHGPYRVAGWSFGGVLAYEVAMQLLGLDEPVAFLGLIDSYVPRLTDQGKARWSGPDALKRHLLLQCTAYWTAQGGAHELASLGQLEAGIGQLDFAGLLQRCRDQGLLYAQMAAATDADLVSFLQREVGHGHALAHYSLFPLPIPVHLFSALERPTELSRRSATLGWDDALAPGQLRQVDVPGDHQSMMQAPHIQALGQAMTAALLLSAPVSEARHQPLLRIQSGRPGVAPVFCVPGAGDSVTGFVGLSEALGRDWPLFGFQPRGLDGEAVPHSAVEAAAGCYLAALEHECPHGPVHLVGHSFGGWVALELALRLQAAGREVASLTVIDSEAPGGGAGRIRPRRRWCG; this is translated from the coding sequence GTGAGCCTTTTTGAGCTGTTGGCAACCCTGAAAAGCAAAGACATTCAACTGGCGCTCAAGGGCGAGCAGTTGTCGGTGCAAGGCAACAAACAGGCCTTGAGTGACCCGTTGATCATCGCCGCGTTGCGTGAACACAAACCCGCGCTGATCGAGCGGATCAAGGCCGGTGAGTATTCGCCGACCAAGGCCGGCAACATCGATGTGCCGGCCAATGGCATCCCGGCGGGCGCGCAGCACATCCTGCCGGCGATGTTGACCCTGTCGAACCTGAGCCAGGAGGAGATCGAGCGCATCGTCGCCACTGTCGACGGCGGCGTGGCGAATATCCAGGATATTTACCCGTTGGCGCCGTTGCAGGAAGGCATTTTGTTCCACCACGTCAGCGCCGAGCAGGGCGACCCGTACGTGATGCAGTCGCAGTTCGGGTTCGACAGCCTGGAGCGCTTCGAGGCCTTTGCCCAGGCATTGCAAACCGTGATGGACCGCCACGATATCCTGCGTACCGGCGTGGTCTGGGATGGGCTTCAGCAGCCGCAGCAAGTGGTATGGCGCCAGGCGCGTCTGCCGGTGCAGGCCCTTGAACTGGACCCGGCCGACGGCGATATCGCCGCGCAGTTGCACGCGTTGTTCGACGCCCGCCATTATCGCCTGGACGTCTCCCAGGCGCCGCTGCTGCGCCTGGTGCGCGCCTTCGATCCGGTGAATCAGCGTATCGTCGCCACCTTGCTGTTCCACCATATGGCCCTCGATCACAGCGCCCTGGAAGTGGTGTGCCATGAAATGCAGGCGTGCCTGCTCGGCCACGCCGCGGCGCTGGGTCAGGCGGTGCCGTTTCGCAACTATGTGGCGCAGGCGCGGTTGGGCATCAGTGAGCAGGAACACGAAGGGTTCTTCCGCCAGATGCTCGGCGATATCAGCGAGCCGACCTTGCCGTTCGGCCTGCACGATGTGCAGGGCGATGCGCGGGGCATCGCCGAGGCGCACCTGGCGCTGCCGTCGGCATTGTCGCAACGCTTGCGGGCGCAGGCGCGGCAGTTGGGCGTGAGTGCCGCGAGCCTGTTCCATCTGGGCTGGGCCCAGGTGCTGGGCGTGCTGGCCGGCAAGGAGCAGGTGGTGTTCGGCACCGTACTGATGGGCCGCCTGCAGGGCAGCCATGACACGGACCGGGCGCTGGGCATCTTCATCAACACGCTGCCGTTTCGTGTGGATGTAGGCGCTGAAGCGGTGCGCGACGGGGTCAAGGCCACCCATGCGCGCCTGACCACCTTGCTGCGCCACGAGCACGCGCCGCTGGCCCTGGCCCAACGCTGCAGCGGCGTGGTGGCGCCGACGCCGTTGTTCAGCGCCTTGCTCAATTATCGTCACAGTGCTCCGGCGGCGAGTGCCGAGGCGGTGTCGGCCTGGCAGGGGATCGCCGCGCTGAGTGCCGAGGAACGCACCAACTACCCGTTGACCCTGAGTGTCGACGACCTTGGCGAAGGGTTTGCCTTGAGCCTGTTGGCCAGCACCCAGGTAGACCCGCAGCGTGTCTGCGCCTACCTGCGCACTGCCCTGGAAAACCTGCTGGCCGCGCTGGAGCAGGCGCCCGACACCGCGCTCAACCAGGTGTCGGTGCTGCCCGCCGCTGAGCAGCAACAATTGCTGCAACAGTTCAACGCAACCCAGGCGGATTTCCCCCAAGGCACCACCTTGCACGGGCGCATCGAAGCCCAGGCGGCGCTGACGCCCGATGCCATTGCCGCCGTGCAGCAGGGCCGGCAGATGACTTATGCCGAGCTGAACCAGCAAGCCAACCTGCTGGCTCATCATCTGCTGGCCCTGGGCGTCAAACCCGACGACCGCGTGGCGGTGGTCGCTCGCCGTGGCCTGGACACCCTGGCCGGGTTGCTGGCAACCCTCAAGGCCGGCGCCTGTTATGTGCCGGTTGACCCGTCCCACCCGGCCGAGCGCCTGAGCTACCTGCTCACCGACAGCGCGCCGGTGGCGGTGTTGACCCAGCACGCCTTGCTGGCGCGCCTGCCGGCGCTGGATGTACCGGTGATAGACCTCGACCGCTACACCTGGCAACACCATTCAGCGAGCAACCCCACAGTGGCCGTGACCCCGGCGAACCTCGCTTATGTAATCTACACCTCCGGTTCCACCGGCCTACCCAAAGGGGTGATGGTGGAACACCACAGCGTGGCCAACCTGGTGGACTGGCATTGCAACGCCTTTGACCTGCGCGCGGGGCGCCACACCGCCAGCGTCGCAGGATTTGGTTTTGATGCGATGGCCTGGGAAATCTGGCCGGCATTGTGTGTGGGCGCGACCTTGCACCTGCCGCCGGCCCATGACGGCGCCGAAGATGTCGACGCGCTGCTGGCCTGGTGGTGCGCGCAGCCGCTGGATGTGTGCTTCCTGCCGACCCCGGTGGCCGAGTACGCCTTCAGCCAGCAGATCGAACACCCGACCCTGCGCACCTTGCTGGTCGGCGGCGATCGCCTGCGCCAGTTCTCGCGCAACCAGCGTTTCGAGCTGATCAACAACTACGGCCCCACCGAGGCCACGGTGGTCGCCACCTCGGGCAAGGTCGAGGCCGGCCAGCCGTTGCATATCGGCAAGCCGGTCGCCAATGCCACCGTGTACCTGCTGGATGCACAGCAACGGCTGGTGCCGCTGGGGGTAGCCGGTGAGCTGTATGTGGGCGGCAAGGGCGTGGCGCGCGGTTACCTGAACCGCCCGGAGCTGACGGCCGAGCGCTTCTTGCACGACCCGTTCAACCACGGCCGCATGTACCGCACCGGCGACCTGGCGCGCCTGTTACCCGACGGCACGCTAGAGTACCTGGGGCGCAACGATGACCAGGTGAAAATCCGTGGCATGCGCATCGAGCTGGGCGAGATTGAAGCCCAGCTCAACCGGTTGCCGGGGCTTCTCGAAGCCGTGGTGCTGGTGCGTGATGAGCGGCTGGTGGCGTATTTCACCGAGAACCCTCAGATGGACCCGTTGGAGGTTGGCGATATTCGTGCCCACCTGGTGGCGCACCTGCCGGACTATATGGTCCCGGCCGCCTTTATGCGGTTGGCTGCGCTGCCGCTGACCGCCAACGGCAAACTCGACCGCAAGGCCTTGCCGGCCCCGGACATGGCTGCCGTATTCACCCGCGAGTACGAAGCGCCCCAGGGCGAGATCGAAACACTGTTGGCGCAGATCTGGGCCGATGTGCTGCAGGTGGAACGGGTCGGGCGCCGCGATCATTTCTTCGAGCTGGGCGGGCATTCGTTGCTGGCCATGCGCATGGTGTCCCAGGTGCGTCAGCGCCTGGGGGTGGAGCTGTTGCTCGGTGATCTGTTCGCCAATGCCGAACTCGTCGCGGTGGCCGAGGTACTCGCGCAATCGGGTCGCAGTACCTTGCCGGATATCCTGCCGGCCGGCCGCGATGCCGAGGTGCCGCTGTCCTTCGCCCAGCAGCGGCTGTGGTTCCTGGCACTGATGGAAGGTGCCAACACCGCCTACAACATTCCCATCGGCCTGCGTTTGCGCGGGCACTTGCATGTGGAGGTGCTGCAACGCGGGTTGGCGCGGATCGTCGCGCGGCATGCCACCCTGCGCAGTCGCTTCGTCCAGCACGGGGATGGGGCCCAGGTCCTGACCGTGCCGGCCGAACAGATGCTGCCCCTGCAGGTGCAAGACCTGCGTCGCCACCCGCAACCCCAGCAGGCACTGGATGCGTTGATCCACGGTGAAGCCTCAGCGCCGTTCGACCTGGAGCGCGGCCCGCTGCTGCGCGGGCGCTTGGTGGTGATGGCCGACGATCACCATGTGCTGCTGTTGACCCTGCACCATATCGTTTCCGATGGCTGGTCCATGGGTGTGCTTACCCGTGAACTGACCGCGCTGTACCAGGCGTTCAGTCACGGCCAGCCTGACCCATTGCCGCCGCTGGCGATCCAGTACGGCGACTTTGCCGTATGGCAGCGCCTGTGGCTCAGCGGTGAGGTACTGCACCGTCAAAGCACCTATTGGCAGCAGGCCCTGGCCGGCGCACCGGCGGTGCTCACGCTGCCCACCGACCGCCCGCGCCCGGCGCAGCAGGACTACGCCGGCAACAGCGTCAAGGTGCAGCTGGATGAACGCCTCACGGCCGGGCTCAAGGCCTTGAGCCAGCGCCATGGCACCACGCTGTACATGACCTTGATGAGTGCCTGGGCGTCGTTGTTGTCGCGCTTGTCCGGGCAGCACGACCTGGTGATCGGCTCGCCAGTGGCCAACCGCACGCGCAGCGAGGTGGAAGGACTGATCGGCCTGTTCGTCAACACCCTGGCGGTGCGTATCGACACCTCGGGCGCGCCGAGCACTGAGGCATTGTTGGCGCGGGTCAAGGCCCAGACGCTGGCAGCCCAGGCCCACCAGGACCTGCCGTTCGAGCAGGTGGTGGAAATCACCCGGCCGTTGCGTAGCCTGGCCCATAGCCCGCTGTTCCAGACCCTGCTGACCTGGCAGGACAGCGGCGCCGCGACCCTGGCCCTGGGTGACCTGGCCCTGGAAGGCATCGTGCAGGACAGCCACTTTGCCAAGTTTGACCTGTCGCTGGACCTGGGCGAAGTGCAGGGCACGATTATCGGTGCGCTGGAATACGCGGTGGCGTTGTTCGATGAGTCGACGGTGCGGCGTTATGCCGGTTACTTCACCCGGCTGCTGCAGGCCATGGTCGATAACGACCAGGCGGTGCTGGAGCACGTGCCGCTGGTGGATGAGCACGAGCGTCAGCAGCTGCTGTTCGGTTTCAATGCTACGCAGGTGCCTTACAACCTCGACCAGACCCTGCATGGGTTGTTCGAAGCGCAGGTGGCGCGCACGCCACACGCCATTGCCGTCACGGCCGGTGCGCAGCAGCTGACCTACGCCGAGCTGAATGCGCGGGCCAACCAGCTGGCCCATCACCTGCTGGCGCTGGGCGTGCAGCCGGATGCCCGGGTGGCGATCTGCGTGGAGCGCAGCCTGGAGATGGTGATCGGCCTGTACGCGATCCTCAAGGCCGGCGCCGCCTATGTGCCGCTCGACCCGGCGTACCCGCTGGAGCGGCTCGCCTACATGCTGGCTGACAGCGCGCCGGTCGCGGTGCTGGCGCAAGGGGCCACGCGTGGGCTGTTGGGCGCGGTGGCGGTGGTCGACCTGGACCAGCCCTGCTGGCAACAGCAATCGCAAGCCAACCCGGAAGTACCGGCGGTGAGCGCCTATGTGATCTACACCTCCGGCTCCACTGGCCAACCCAAGGGCGTGATCAACGACCACGCCGGCGTGGTCAACCGCCTGCTGTGGATGCAGGACGAATATGGCCTCGGCGCCCATGACCGGGTGCTGCAGAAAACCCCGTTCAGCTTCGACGTGTCGGTATGGGAGTTCTTCTGGCCGTTGTTCACCGGCGCACGCCTGGTGATGGCGCGCCCGGGTGGGCACAAAGACCCGGCGTACCTGTGCGAGGTGATCGAAGCGCAGCAGATCACCACGTTGCACTTTGTGCCGTCGATGCTGGATGTGTTCCTCGCCCACGGCGATGTGAGCCAGGCCGCCGGGCTGGTGCGTGTGATCTGCAGCGGCGAAGCCTTGCCCGGCAGCCTGGTGCGGCGCTTCAAGCAGCAGTTGCCCGGCAGCCAGTTGCACAACTTGTATGGCCCCACCGAAGCGGCGGTGGACGTGACCGCGTGGAACTGTGCGGGCGCGGTAACGCCGGACAACACCCCCATCGGCAAGCCGATTGCGAATACGCGCATGTACCTGTTGGATGGGCAATTGCAGCCGGTGCCCTTGGGCGTGGTTGGCGAGTTGTTTATCGGCGGTGTGCAAGTGGCGCGGGGCTATTTGAACCGGCCCGAGCTGACGGCCGAGCGTTTCCTCCAGGACCCGTTTACCCAGGGGCGGATGTACCGCACCGGTGACGTTGGGCGCTACTTGGCCGACGGCAACATCGAATACCTGGGGCGCAATGACGACCAGGTGAAGATCCGTGGCTTGCGCATCGAGCTGGGAGAGATCCAGGCGCGGCTGACCGATTACCCGGCCATCCACGAGGCGGCGGTGATCGCCCGTGACGAGCGCCTGGTGGCGTACTACACCGGCGTGCGCAGTGACAATGAGGTGCTGCGCGCGCATTTGCTGCACTCCCTGCCGGAGTTCATGGTGCCGGCGGTGTTCGTGCACCTCGACGCGCTGCCCCTGAGCCCCAACGGCAAACTCGACCGTAAGGCGTTGCCCGCGCCGGGTGCTGATGCGCTGACGGCGCGCGCGTACGAAGCGCCCCAGGGCGATACGGAAATCACCTTGGCCAGCCTGTGGGCCGAGTTGCTCAATGTGGAGCGGGTGGGGCGTCACGACCATTTCTTTGAACTGGGCGGGCACTCGCTGCTGGCCGTCAGCCTGATGGGGCACCTGCGTCGGCTCGGGCTGTCGGCGGACGTCAAGGTCCTGTTCGGCCAGCCGACCCTGTGCGCCTTCGCGGCGGCGCTGGGTGATGCGCGCGAAGTGGCGAGGTTGCCGCTGATCGAGTTGGCCCCGCTGACCCTCGACCGTCTCATGGCGTGCATCCCCGGTGGCGCGGCGAATGTGCAGGATATCTATCCGCTGGCACCGTTGCAGGCCGGCATGCTGTATCACCATCGTGCCGAGCAGGGCGCTGACGCCTATGTGTTGCAGGCCCGGTTTGCCTTTGACAGCCGCCAACGCCTGGACCGGTTTGCCCAGGCGTTGCAGGCCGTGATCCAACGGCATGACATTTTGCGTTCCTCGTTCCATTGGGACGGCCTCGAAGAACCGGTGCAAGTAGTGTGGCGCGAAGCCTCATTGCGTATCGAAACGGGGCCGCTGGCGCAGCGCCTGGACCTGGCGCAGGCGCCGTTGATGCGCCTGGTGTACGCCGAGGAGCCGCAGGGTGTGGTCGCCACGTTGTTGTTTCACCACCTGATCATGGACCACGTGGCGCTGGAGATTTTGCAGCACGAGATGCAAGCCTTTTTGCTCGGTACGCAACACACCTTGGGCGCGCCGGTGCCGTATCGCAACTATGTGGCCCAGACCCGCTTGGGGGTGGATGACCACGAAGCGTTCTTCCGCCAGATGCTGGCTGAGATCGACGAGCCGACGCACGTGCAACCGTTGGGAGTCGAGGAAACCGCGCAGCGGGCAATTGACGCCGCGTTGAGCCAACGCCTGCGTCGCCAGGCACGCCAGTGCGGTGTGAGCGCCGCGAGCCTGATGCACCTGGCGTGGGCCCATGTACTGGGCAAGGTCTCCGGGCGCGAGCAGGTGGTGTTTGGCACCGTGATGCTCGGTCGGCTGCAAGGCGGCGAGGGCGCGGAGCGTTCCATGGGCGTGTTCATCAACACTTTGCCGCTGCGCATCGACCTGGGTGAACACTCGGTCCGTGAGGCCGTGGTTGCCACCCATGCGCGTCTCACCCAACTGCTGGGGCATGAGCATGCATCGTTGGCGCTGGCCCAGCGGTGCAGCGGGGTACCGGCGGCAACGCCGTTGTTCAACGTGTTGTTCAACTACCGCCACAGTGCGCCGCAATCCGCCGGGGTGGCCGAGGCGTGGCAGGGGATTGAACTGCTCAAGGCCGAGGAACACAGCAACTATGGCGTGTCGATGAGCGTGGACGACCTGGGGGATGGGTTCGCCTTGAAAGCCACGGGGCAGGGGGCGCGGCGCTTGTGCGACTACCTGCAGATCGCCATTGAACAGCTGGTGCAGGCGCTGGAACACCACCCGGAGGTCGCCGTCAGCCACCTGCCGATCCTACCTGCCGCCGAACGCCAGCAGTTGTTGGATTTGAACGCCACGCGCCGCCCGTTCCCACGTGAACACACGGTACAGCGCCTGTTCGAAGCCCAGGCCCAGGCACGGCCTGACGCGGTGGCGGCGGTACATGGCGAACAGGCCCTGAGCTACGGCGAACTCAACACCCGCGCCAACCGCTTGGCCCATCACCTGCTGGGCCTGGGTGTGCAGCCCGGTGACCACGTGGCGATCCACTTGCCGCGCTGCCTCGACTTGTTGATCAGCCAGTTGGCGATCCTCAAATGCGCCGCCGCCTATGTCCCGCTGGACCGCCACGCGCCCGCCGAGCGCCAGGCGTTCATGCTACAAGACAGCGGCGCCGCGTGGCTGCTGACCCGTAGCGATGCGCCCAGCGACCACCCGCTGCACCGCCTGGACCTGGATAGCCTGGCCCCCGACCCGCAACCGAGCCACAACCCGGACCTGTCGCAATCCTCGGACAGCGTGGCGTACATCATGTACACCTCCGGCTCCACCGGCACGCCCAAGGGCGTATTGGTGCCCCATCGCGGCATCACGCGCCTGGTGCTCAACAACGGCTACGCCGACTTCAATGCCGCCGACCGCGTGGCCTTCGCCTCTAACCCGGCGTTCGACGCCAGCACCATGGATGTGTGGGGTCCGTTGCTCAACGGTGGCCAGGTGCAGGTGATCGACCACGCCACCTTGCTCGACCCGGCCGCGTTTGGTGTGGCATTGCAGGGCGCAACGGTGCTGTTCGTGACCACGGCGCTGTTCAACCAATACGTGCAGATGATTCCCGACGCCCTGGCCGGCTTGCGCATGCTCTTGTGCGGCGGCGAGCGCGCCGACCCGGCGGCGTTCCGCACCCTGCTGGCCCGGGCACCGGCGTTGCGCCTGGTGCATTGCTACGGACCGACCGAAACCACCACCTACGCCACCACCTATGAAGTGCGCATGCTTGCCGATGCGGCGGACAGCGTGCCTATCGGCCGGCCGATTTCCAACACGCAGGTGCATGTGCTGGATGCGCAGTTGCAGCCCGTGCCCGTGGGCGTGATCGGAGAAATCTGCATTGGCGGCGATGGGGTGGCCAAGGGGTATTTGAACCGCCCGGAACTGACCGCGGAAAAGTTCGTGCATGACCCCTTCACTCCGGGCCACTTGATGTACCGCACCGGCGACCTCGGCCGCTGGACGGCGGACGGCTTGCTGGAGTGCATCGGGCGCAATGACGACCAGGTGAAGATCCGGGGTTTCCGCATCGAGTTGGGCGAGATTGAAGCGCGCCTGGCCACCTTCGCCGGTATCCAGGAGGTGGTGGTGCTGGCGCGCGAGGATGTACCGGGGGACAAGCGCCTGGTGGCCTATTTCACCGGGCCTGCCGACACCGCCAGCGTGCGTGCGCACCTGCACGCGCAACTGCCGGACTACATGTTGCCCGCGGCTTATGTGCCGCTGGCGCAGCTGCCGCTGACGGCGAATGGCAAGGTCGACCGCAAAGCATTGCCGGCGCCGGCATTGGAGGCGTTGATCAGCCGCGACTTCGAGGCACCTGAGGATGCGCTGGAGCACAGCCTGGCGCGGCTGTGGGCCGAGGTGCTGAAACTGGAACAGGTGGGGCGGCATGACAGCTTCTTCGAACTGGGCGGGCATTCATTGCTGGCGATCCGTCTGGTCAACCTGCTGGACGAGGCAGGGTTGTCGGTGTCCTTGGCTGAGCTGTTCCAGCATGCCAGCGTGGCGTCCATCGCCACGCTGCTGCGCCAGCGCACGGCGGCGCCGCTGCGTGACACAGCGGTGATCACGGTACGCAGCAGCGGCGCGCAGCCAGCGTTGTTCCTGGTGCACGAATTCAGTGGCATGGATGTGTACTTCCCGGCGCTGGGTCAGCACCTGCCCGGTGACTATCCGATCTACGGCCTGCCCGGCGTGGCGCTCGGCGAGGCCCATCTGCACAGCATGGAAGGCCTGGCGGCGCGCATGGTCGGACTGATTCGCGACATCCAGCCCCATGGCCCGTATCGGGTCGCGGGCTGGTCGTTTGGCGGCGTGTTGGCCTATGAAGTGGCGATGCAATTATTGGGCTTGGATGAGCCGGTGGCGTTCCTCGGCTTGATCGACAGCTACGTGCCGCGCCTGACCGACCAGGGCAAGGCGCGCTGGAGCGGGCCGGATGCGCTCAAGCGGCATTTGCTGCTGCAGTGCACGGCGTATTGGACAGCACAGGGAGGTGCACATGAGTTGGCGAGCCTTGGGCAATTGGAGGCGGGCATTGGACAGCTGGACTTTGCGGGCCTGCTGCAACGCTGTCGCGATCAAGGTTTGCTATACGCGCAAATGGCGGCGGCGACGGACGCGGACCTCGTGAGTTTTCTCCAGCGGGAAGTCGGGCATGGGCATGCGCTGGCGCACTACAGTCTGTTCCCGCTGCCGATACCGGTGCATCTGTTCAGCGCCCTGGAGCGGCCAACCGAGCTGTCGCGACGCAGCGCGACCCTGGGTTGGGACGACGCCCTGGCACCCGGTCAACTGCGCCAGGTGGATGTGCCCGGCGACCACCAGAGCATGATGCAGGCGCCGCATATCCAGGCGTTGGGCCAGGCGATGACGGCAGCCCTGCTGTTGAGTGCGCCAGTGAGTGAGGCGCGGCATCAGCCGTTGTTGCGCATCCAGAGCGGCCGGCCAGGGGTTGCGCCGGTGTTCTGTGTGCCGGGGGCTGGGGATAGCGTCACCGGGTTTGTGGGCTTGAGTGAGGCGCTGGGGCGTGACTGGCCGCTGTTCGGTTTTCAGCCGCGCGGGTTGGATGGCGAGGCGGTGCCGCATAGCGCGGTAGAAGCTGCGGCGGGGTGTTATCTGGCGGCACTGGAACACGAGTGCCCCCACGGGCCGGTGCATCTGGTCGGGCATTCGTTTGGCGGCTGGGTGGCGCTGGAACTTGCGCTGCGGTTGCAGGCGGCGGGGCGCGAGGTGGCGTCGTTGACGGTGATCGACAGTGAGGCCCCTGGGGGGGGGGCAGGCCGTATACGACCACGGCGGCGTTGGTGCGGTTGA